From Gammaproteobacteria bacterium CG11_big_fil_rev_8_21_14_0_20_46_22, one genomic window encodes:
- a CDS encoding chromosome partitioning protein ParB has product MAGLNKSIASMLLSEKGKASLNTVSQDLQTTTEKAEGLRQMPVEKLQRGQYQPRQHMDSDALDELAESIKAQGIIQPIVVRQLKPSGQYEIIAGERRWRAAQRAGLDRVPVVVREISDEVAMAMALIENIQRENLNAIEEAQALHRLLDEFGLTQQEVAEKVGKSRTTVTNLLRLLNLNMDVRLMLEQGKLDMGHAKVLLALEGNVQSQIARMVSLKGLSVRETEQLVKQSLHGKPKKVATAVDPDIKRLQMDLSEKLAAKVDVQHAANGKGKIMIHYSSLDELDGILSHLK; this is encoded by the coding sequence ATGGCTGGACTGAATAAATCAATTGCGAGCATGTTATTGTCTGAAAAAGGCAAGGCAAGCTTGAACACGGTCAGCCAAGATTTGCAAACGACAACGGAAAAAGCCGAAGGCTTGCGCCAGATGCCGGTTGAAAAGCTTCAGCGTGGCCAGTACCAACCTCGTCAACATATGGACAGTGATGCGCTCGATGAGCTTGCCGAATCGATCAAGGCGCAAGGCATCATTCAGCCCATCGTAGTTCGCCAATTAAAGCCGAGCGGCCAGTACGAAATCATCGCGGGTGAGCGGCGTTGGCGCGCGGCACAACGCGCAGGTTTGGATCGTGTGCCCGTGGTGGTGCGCGAGATTTCTGATGAGGTGGCTATGGCCATGGCGCTCATCGAAAATATTCAGCGTGAAAATTTAAATGCGATCGAAGAAGCTCAAGCGCTGCATCGACTATTGGATGAGTTTGGTTTAACGCAGCAAGAGGTGGCTGAAAAAGTCGGTAAATCTCGCACGACAGTCACCAATTTACTGCGCTTATTGAATCTGAATATGGATGTGCGCTTGATGTTGGAGCAAGGCAAGCTCGATATGGGGCACGCTAAAGTCTTGCTCGCACTCGAAGGCAACGTGCAAAGTCAAATCGCGCGCATGGTTTCGCTTAAAGGTTTGAGTGTGCGAGAAACTGAGCAGCTGGTGAAACAAAGCTTGCACGGCAAACCTAAAAAAGTGGCCACAGCCGTTGACCCGGATATCAAACGTTTGCAAATGGACTTATCAGAAAAGCTTGCGGCGAAAGTGGATGTTCAGCATGCTGCGAATGGTAAAGGCAAGATTATGATTCACTATTCCAGCCTTGATGAGCTTGATGGCATTTTATCGCACCTTAAGTGA
- a CDS encoding F0F1 ATP synthase subunit A (Produces ATP from ADP in the presence of a proton gradient across the membrane. Subunit A is part of the membrane proton channel F0), whose translation MARETGSQYVMHHLQHWHVGHGFWSIDLDASLLAILIGVGFLWLFRFVAKRATHEVPGKLQCFIEMIIEFVDKTVRETFHGKNPLIAPLALTIFVWVFLMNFMDLIPVDFLPSILGFIGIHDFRSVPTADPNITFGMSIPVFLLIVFYNFKVKGLKGLSLEVFTKPFGVWLLPINVIFRLIEELVKPLSLALRLFGNMFAGELIFILIAGLLPWWIQWAPGGIWSIFHILIITLQAFIFMMLTIVYLSMAHESH comes from the coding sequence ATGGCGCGAGAAACAGGTTCACAGTATGTTATGCATCATTTGCAGCACTGGCACGTGGGGCATGGCTTTTGGTCAATAGACCTCGATGCAAGTTTGCTGGCTATCTTAATTGGTGTGGGCTTTTTGTGGTTGTTTCGTTTTGTGGCTAAGCGGGCGACCCATGAAGTGCCGGGCAAGCTTCAATGTTTTATCGAAATGATCATCGAGTTTGTGGATAAAACTGTTCGCGAAACTTTTCACGGCAAAAATCCTCTTATCGCCCCGCTCGCGCTGACGATTTTCGTCTGGGTCTTTTTGATGAATTTCATGGATTTAATCCCGGTTGATTTCTTGCCGAGCATTTTAGGCTTTATCGGTATTCATGATTTCCGCTCCGTGCCGACGGCAGACCCGAATATCACCTTTGGTATGTCGATACCGGTGTTCTTGCTTATTGTATTTTATAATTTTAAAGTCAAGGGTCTGAAAGGCTTGTCGCTAGAAGTGTTCACCAAGCCTTTTGGCGTGTGGTTACTTCCGATCAATGTGATTTTTCGCTTGATCGAAGAGTTAGTGAAGCCTTTGTCATTAGCGCTGCGACTGTTCGGTAATATGTTTGCGGGCGAGCTCATTTTTATTTTGATCGCAGGTCTCTTGCCGTGGTGGATCCAGTGGGCGCCAGGCGGTATTTGGTCGATTTTCCATATTCTGATTATTACCTTACAAGCATTTATTTTTATGATGTTGACGATTGTGTATTTAAGCATGGCACACGAGTCACATTAG
- a CDS encoding ATP F0F1 synthase subunit C (produces ATP from ADP in the presence of a proton gradient across the membrane; subunit C is part of the membrane proton channel F0), whose amino-acid sequence MNVTKLLALAHITGPSAIAAGLLIGLAALGTAIGFGILGGKFLEGVARQPELSPMLMMRMFLMAGLVDAFAAISIVMGLFLFFASNPFIGQALSALAK is encoded by the coding sequence ATGAACGTCACAAAATTACTCGCCTTAGCGCACATCACAGGTCCATCAGCGATTGCTGCGGGTTTGTTGATTGGTTTAGCTGCACTGGGTACCGCGATTGGTTTCGGTATCTTGGGTGGTAAGTTTCTAGAAGGTGTGGCGCGTCAGCCAGAACTCTCGCCTATGTTAATGATGCGTATGTTCTTGATGGCCGGTCTTGTCGATGCCTTTGCTGCGATTTCTATCGTGATGGGCTTGTTTTTGTTTTTCGCGAGCAACCCGTTTATTGGTCAAGCTTTGAGTGCGTTGGCTAAATAA
- a CDS encoding F0F1 ATP synthase subunit B (Produces ATP from ADP in the presence of a proton gradient across the membrane. Subunit B is part of the membrane proton channel.), translating to MQINLTLIGQMITFGIFIWFTMKYIWPPLIKAIHDRQARIAEGLSAADKGQKELELAKHRSVKLLQEAKLEASQLIEKANKRSNEILEEAKEKSRIESQNIIENAKKDVAQMQAQAKEVLRQDVVNLSVLGAQKILEREVDATAHSQMLKTLSEQL from the coding sequence ATGCAGATTAATCTAACCCTCATTGGACAAATGATTACCTTCGGGATCTTCATTTGGTTCACAATGAAATACATTTGGCCACCGCTGATCAAGGCTATTCACGATCGCCAAGCGCGTATCGCAGAAGGCTTATCAGCCGCTGATAAAGGCCAAAAAGAGCTTGAGTTGGCAAAGCACCGCTCTGTAAAGCTTTTACAAGAAGCGAAGCTCGAAGCTTCCCAGCTGATTGAAAAAGCGAACAAGCGCTCGAATGAAATTTTGGAAGAAGCGAAAGAAAAATCGCGCATCGAAAGCCAAAATATCATTGAGAACGCGAAAAAAGACGTGGCTCAAATGCAGGCACAGGCCAAAGAAGTCTTGCGTCAAGATGTGGTTAATTTGTCCGTCTTGGGCGCGCAAAAAATTCTTGAGCGCGAAGTGGATGCAACGGCGCACAGCCAAATGCTGAAAACGCTTTCGGAGCAGCTTTAA
- a CDS encoding F0F1 ATP synthase subunit delta, with amino-acid sequence MSNALSLARPYAKAIFEVALDKNALQAWSVWLNQLAFIAKDANVQYAVSNPEHDTQALLANVLSVMDERDETLARFVSVLLEAKRFALLPEILSHFDHYKALKEQELNVAVTTAMPMSDEDKTLLNKALEQRFKQSVNLTYDTDESLLGGAIVRIDDLVIDGSGRGRLSSLKQYLEGNTLCH; translated from the coding sequence ATGAGTAATGCCTTGAGCTTAGCCCGGCCCTACGCGAAAGCCATCTTTGAGGTGGCTTTAGATAAAAACGCACTGCAAGCGTGGTCTGTGTGGCTAAATCAATTGGCGTTTATTGCCAAGGATGCCAACGTACAATACGCGGTATCCAATCCAGAGCATGATACGCAAGCTTTGCTAGCGAATGTTTTATCGGTAATGGATGAGCGTGATGAAACGCTCGCGCGCTTTGTGTCTGTTCTGCTCGAAGCGAAACGCTTTGCCTTGTTGCCTGAAATTTTGTCGCACTTCGATCATTACAAAGCGCTGAAAGAACAAGAGCTCAATGTGGCTGTGACCACCGCGATGCCAATGAGTGATGAAGATAAAACGCTGCTTAATAAAGCCTTGGAACAACGTTTTAAACAATCTGTGAATTTAACTTATGACACGGATGAAAGCTTACTGGGCGGCGCCATTGTTCGCATCGATGATTTGGTTATCGATGGTTCAGGCCGCGGCCGACTTTCATCTTTGAAGCAATACCTTGAAGGAAATACACTATGTCATTAA
- a CDS encoding F0F1 ATP synthase subunit alpha, giving the protein MSLNPSEISDIIRSRIEGFKVQKQEGTEGTVISVKDGIVRVFGLDDVMQGEMVELPGGVFGLALNLERDAVGVVVLGDYTHIKEGEKCRCTGKILEVPVGPGLLGRVVDALGNPIDGKGQLKFSETCPIERVAPGVYYRQSVDQPVQTGLKAIDGMVPVGRGQRELIIGDRQTGKTAVAIDAIINQKGTGIKCIYVAIGQKASSVANVVRKLEEHGAMEHTIIVAANASDPAAMQFVAPYAGCAMGEYFRDRGEDALIIYDDLTKQAWAYRQISLLLRRPPGREAYPGDVFYLHSRLLERAARVNEHYVEQFTKGEVKGKTGSLTALPIIETQAGDVSAFVPTNVISITDGQIFLETDLFNSGIRPAINTGLSVSRVGGAAQTKIIKKLVGSTRIALAQFRELAAFAQFASDLDDATRKQLERGQRVTEVMKQKQYSPLSLAEMALSFYAVNNGFLDHVPVEKIVVVEAELHAYFKSENKALFDQINEKGDYNDDIKDGLVKVIEDAMKTIAW; this is encoded by the coding sequence ATGTCATTAAACCCCTCTGAAATTAGCGACATCATTCGTAGCCGCATCGAAGGTTTTAAGGTGCAGAAACAAGAAGGCACTGAAGGCACGGTCATCAGCGTGAAAGACGGTATTGTCCGCGTGTTCGGTCTTGATGATGTGATGCAAGGTGAAATGGTGGAGTTGCCCGGCGGCGTGTTTGGTTTGGCTTTAAACCTTGAGCGCGACGCTGTGGGTGTGGTGGTCTTGGGTGATTACACACACATCAAAGAAGGCGAAAAATGCCGTTGTACCGGTAAAATTTTGGAAGTTCCCGTGGGCCCTGGTTTGCTAGGCCGCGTGGTTGACGCCTTAGGTAATCCGATTGATGGTAAAGGCCAGCTTAAATTTAGTGAAACCTGCCCGATCGAACGGGTTGCACCGGGTGTTTACTATCGTCAATCAGTGGATCAACCGGTCCAAACCGGCTTGAAGGCTATCGATGGTATGGTGCCTGTCGGCCGCGGCCAGCGTGAGTTGATCATCGGTGACCGCCAAACGGGTAAAACAGCGGTAGCGATTGATGCCATCATCAATCAAAAGGGTACCGGCATTAAGTGTATCTATGTGGCGATTGGTCAAAAAGCCTCTTCAGTGGCTAACGTGGTGCGCAAGCTTGAAGAGCATGGCGCGATGGAACACACGATTATCGTGGCAGCCAATGCGTCTGATCCTGCGGCTATGCAGTTTGTCGCGCCTTACGCAGGTTGTGCGATGGGTGAATATTTCCGTGATCGCGGTGAAGATGCCTTGATCATTTATGATGATTTAACCAAACAAGCTTGGGCGTATCGTCAAATTTCATTGTTGTTACGTCGTCCACCGGGTCGTGAAGCCTATCCTGGCGACGTCTTTTATTTGCACTCGCGTTTGCTAGAACGTGCTGCCCGTGTGAATGAGCACTATGTTGAGCAATTCACCAAGGGTGAAGTGAAAGGTAAAACCGGCTCGCTTACCGCGCTGCCTATCATTGAAACACAAGCGGGCGACGTTTCGGCGTTTGTACCCACCAACGTGATTTCGATTACCGACGGTCAGATTTTCTTAGAAACAGATTTGTTTAACTCGGGTATTCGCCCTGCCATCAATACGGGTTTATCCGTATCGCGTGTGGGTGGTGCAGCGCAAACCAAGATCATCAAAAAATTGGTCGGCAGTACGCGTATTGCCTTGGCGCAGTTTCGAGAGCTTGCAGCGTTTGCGCAATTTGCTTCTGACCTCGATGACGCAACACGTAAACAATTGGAGCGTGGCCAGCGCGTAACAGAAGTCATGAAGCAAAAGCAATATTCGCCACTGTCGTTGGCAGAAATGGCGCTTTCATTTTACGCGGTGAATAACGGTTTCTTGGATCACGTGCCGGTTGAAAAAATCGTTGTGGTGGAAGCTGAGTTGCATGCTTACTTCAAATCTGAAAACAAAGCCTTGTTCGATCAAATCAATGAGAAAGGCGATTATAACGACGACATCAAAGATGGCTTGGTGAAAGTGATCGAAGATGCGATGAAAACGATAGCTTGGTAA
- a CDS encoding F0F1 ATP synthase subunit gamma (Produces ATP from ADP in the presence of a proton gradient across the membrane. The gamma chain is a regulatory subunit): MSSAKELRTKIGSVKNTQKITRAMEMVAASKMRKAQDRMKRSKPYALKIRDVAHHVALACTEYKHSFLERREIKRVGFIVVSTDRGLCGPLNTNLFKAAVKHMRDFQQKKVDIDLCLIGNKADAFFRHLGANIVAKASHLGDAPKIEDLIGIVKVMLDAYRDEKIDALYLCYNDFINTMQQRPEVLELLPITPSEDKGTEKGHWDYIYEPGARELLDRLLRRYIESQVYQGVVENFACQQAATMVAMKNATDNAGKIINDLQLAYNKARQAAITSEIAEIVSGADAVS; encoded by the coding sequence ATGTCATCGGCTAAAGAGTTACGCACAAAAATCGGTTCTGTGAAAAACACACAGAAGATTACGCGCGCCATGGAGATGGTCGCCGCAAGCAAGATGCGTAAAGCTCAAGATCGCATGAAACGTTCGAAGCCTTATGCTTTGAAAATTCGTGATGTGGCTCACCATGTTGCTTTGGCCTGCACCGAATACAAGCATTCGTTTTTAGAGCGTCGTGAAATTAAACGAGTCGGTTTTATAGTGGTATCCACCGATCGCGGTTTGTGTGGCCCTTTGAATACGAACTTGTTCAAAGCCGCTGTGAAGCACATGCGTGATTTTCAGCAGAAAAAAGTCGATATCGATTTGTGCTTAATCGGTAACAAGGCCGATGCCTTCTTCCGCCATTTAGGCGCGAATATTGTCGCCAAAGCGAGCCACCTGGGCGACGCACCAAAAATTGAAGATTTAATCGGTATCGTGAAAGTGATGCTTGATGCGTATCGCGATGAGAAAATTGATGCGCTCTACCTTTGCTATAACGACTTTATCAACACGATGCAACAGCGCCCAGAGGTGTTGGAGCTTTTGCCGATTACGCCCAGTGAAGATAAAGGTACCGAGAAAGGCCATTGGGATTATATTTACGAGCCCGGTGCGCGCGAGCTATTGGATCGTTTGTTACGACGATACATCGAATCTCAAGTGTACCAAGGTGTGGTGGAAAACTTCGCCTGCCAACAAGCCGCCACCATGGTTGCGATGAAAAATGCGACAGACAATGCGGGCAAAATTATTAATGATTTACAACTAGCGTATAACAAAGCGCGCCAAGCCGCGATCACCAGCGAAATTGCTGAGATTGTGTCCGGCGCTGATGCAGTATCTTAA
- the atpD gene encoding F0F1 ATP synthase subunit beta: MSEQAVGKIVEVIGAVVDVEFPRDNVPKVYDALTIEGKELVLEVQQEVGDGVVRAIALGSSDGLSRGISVVNTGKPIHVPVGKKTLGRIMDVLGRPIDEQGEIGAEEHMSIHRKAPSFEEQAATEELLETGIKVIDLLCPFAKGGKVGLFGGAGVGKTVNMMELIRNIAIEHSGYSVFAGVGERTREGNDFYHEMKESNVLDKVALVYGQMNEPPGNRLRVALTGLTIAEKFRDEGRDVLFFVDNIYRYTLAGTEVSALLGRMPSAVGYQPTLAEEMGTLQERITSTKTGSITSVQAVYVPADDLTDPSPATTFAHLDATVVLSRQIAELGIYPAVDPLDSTSRQLDPLVVGQEHYDVARGVQKVLQRYKELKDIIAILGMDELSEDDKLIVTRARKIQRFLSQPFFVAEVFTGSPGIYVPLKETIRGFKGIIEGEYDHLPEQAFYMVGSIDEAIEKAKTL; this comes from the coding sequence ATGAGTGAACAGGCTGTCGGAAAAATTGTTGAAGTGATTGGCGCGGTTGTCGATGTGGAATTTCCACGTGACAATGTGCCGAAGGTTTATGATGCCTTAACGATTGAAGGCAAAGAACTGGTGTTGGAAGTTCAACAAGAGGTGGGTGACGGCGTGGTTCGCGCGATTGCCTTGGGTTCATCAGATGGTTTATCACGCGGTATTAGTGTGGTGAATACGGGCAAACCGATTCATGTGCCGGTCGGTAAAAAAACCTTGGGCCGCATCATGGACGTTTTAGGCCGCCCTATCGATGAACAAGGTGAGATTGGTGCTGAAGAGCATATGTCCATTCATCGCAAAGCGCCAAGCTTTGAAGAACAGGCGGCAACTGAAGAATTATTAGAAACGGGTATTAAAGTTATCGACTTGCTTTGTCCTTTTGCCAAAGGCGGTAAAGTGGGTTTGTTCGGTGGTGCCGGTGTGGGTAAAACCGTGAACATGATGGAGCTTATCCGTAATATCGCGATTGAACACTCAGGTTATTCCGTTTTTGCCGGTGTGGGTGAGCGTACTCGTGAAGGTAATGACTTCTACCATGAAATGAAGGAATCAAATGTACTAGACAAAGTGGCTTTGGTGTATGGCCAAATGAATGAACCGCCGGGTAATCGGTTGCGTGTGGCCTTAACCGGTTTGACCATAGCAGAAAAATTTCGTGATGAAGGCCGAGACGTTTTATTTTTTGTGGATAATATTTACCGTTATACTTTAGCCGGTACCGAAGTGTCTGCTTTGTTGGGCCGTATGCCTTCAGCGGTGGGTTACCAACCGACCTTGGCTGAAGAGATGGGGACTTTGCAAGAGCGTATTACGTCAACGAAAACCGGTTCCATTACATCCGTTCAAGCGGTTTATGTGCCAGCGGATGACTTAACAGATCCATCCCCTGCCACAACGTTTGCTCACTTGGATGCGACGGTTGTGTTGTCTCGTCAAATTGCAGAATTGGGTATTTACCCTGCGGTCGACCCCTTGGATTCTACTTCACGTCAATTGGATCCTTTGGTTGTTGGTCAAGAACATTATGACGTGGCTCGTGGTGTACAAAAGGTCTTGCAACGTTATAAAGAGTTGAAAGATATCATCGCCATCTTGGGTATGGACGAATTGTCTGAAGACGATAAATTGATCGTGACGCGTGCACGTAAAATTCAGCGTTTCTTGTCACAACCGTTCTTCGTGGCAGAAGTGTTCACCGGTTCGCCAGGTATCTACGTGCCATTGAAAGAAACGATCCGTGGTTTCAAAGGCATCATCGAGGGTGAATACGATCACTTGCCAGAGCAAGCGTTTTACATGGTCGGCTCGATCGACGAAGCGATTGAAAAAGCGAAAACGCTATAA
- a CDS encoding F0F1 ATP synthase subunit epsilon, which produces MAAKTFHLDIVSAEEKIFSGLVEHITVDGEEGGLGIFPGHTPLLTGIKPGEVSAVLEGGKREVFFISGGMLEVQPEIVTVLADTVIRADDIDEEEAQEAVERAKAQYDEIDKKDKADYSKALIELQEASARLRVVRDLSKYTKRHLG; this is translated from the coding sequence ATGGCGGCAAAAACGTTTCACTTGGACATCGTCAGCGCAGAAGAGAAGATTTTCTCAGGTCTGGTTGAGCACATTACGGTTGACGGCGAGGAAGGCGGTTTGGGTATTTTTCCGGGCCACACGCCGTTATTAACTGGGATTAAACCAGGTGAAGTCAGCGCCGTGCTTGAGGGCGGCAAACGCGAAGTCTTTTTTATCTCAGGCGGTATGCTTGAAGTTCAGCCTGAAATCGTTACTGTGCTGGCTGATACCGTTATCCGCGCCGATGACATTGACGAAGAGGAAGCGCAAGAAGCCGTTGAACGTGCAAAGGCGCAGTACGACGAAATCGATAAGAAAGACAAGGCCGATTACAGCAAAGCCTTAATCGAGCTTCAAGAGGCCTCGGCCCGTTTGCGTGTTGTACGTGATTTGAGTAAATACACCAAACGCCATCTCGGTTAA
- a CDS encoding MFS transporter, with product MDLSTENNLLARLDRLPIWPYSRGVLLTIGLGFFFAFFDIITIGLAIPVLVQQFHVSLSLVLWCISSSLIGYIVGSLFDSVLSDFFGRRLALILSMLFFSVGSILSAFSPNIYFLIAMRFIIGMGIGSEIANVTTYLGELSPASIRGKMTSVAVALGFLGFAVVPFVGLALIPHYVWGWRVVFALGGLGALVVMFCRRFVPQSIRWLVSHSKLEQARVELEALEARVVSRIKKALPPIAASEGFAPSSYKDLFKPAQFKTILFFSAIWFFYYIGNYAWLTLDTKLFLLGGFDLHNSLLLVSVSSLGFILGSLFAIFFSDCFERKYTIFVSAIVWALCLLAIAWWPSLWLIMVLGCLAAITISILIPLLYTLTGESFPTACRATGISVTDGVGHLGGAFCGQIIFAVYDYTKASGHGVSFAFTAMAITGLITAIMVLFGLRMTRQSLQQ from the coding sequence ATGGATTTAAGCACCGAAAATAATCTACTCGCAAGGCTCGATCGCTTGCCTATTTGGCCCTATTCTCGCGGCGTCTTGCTCACTATAGGCCTCGGCTTTTTTTTCGCCTTCTTTGATATCATCACGATTGGTCTGGCCATTCCGGTTTTGGTCCAGCAGTTCCATGTTAGTTTGTCGCTGGTTTTGTGGTGTATCAGCAGCAGCTTGATCGGTTACATTGTTGGCTCTTTGTTTGACAGTGTTTTGTCGGATTTTTTCGGTCGACGTCTGGCTTTGATTTTATCCATGTTGTTTTTCAGTGTGGGCTCAATATTGTCAGCCTTTAGCCCGAATATATATTTTTTAATCGCCATGCGTTTTATTATTGGCATGGGCATTGGTTCAGAAATTGCGAATGTGACGACCTACTTGGGCGAGCTATCGCCAGCCAGCATTCGAGGCAAAATGACCAGTGTGGCTGTGGCACTGGGCTTTTTAGGTTTTGCCGTGGTGCCTTTTGTTGGTCTTGCTTTAATTCCTCATTACGTTTGGGGCTGGCGTGTGGTGTTTGCACTGGGTGGCTTGGGCGCACTGGTCGTCATGTTTTGTCGACGGTTTGTTCCACAATCGATACGCTGGTTGGTTTCGCATAGCAAGCTTGAACAAGCACGTGTGGAGCTTGAGGCGCTGGAGGCAAGAGTTGTATCACGGATAAAAAAAGCATTGCCGCCGATTGCAGCGTCAGAAGGCTTTGCGCCCTCTTCGTATAAAGATTTATTCAAACCGGCGCAGTTTAAAACGATACTGTTTTTTAGCGCGATTTGGTTTTTTTACTATATCGGTAATTATGCTTGGCTAACCTTGGATACCAAGCTTTTTTTGCTGGGTGGTTTTGACCTGCACAATAGTTTGCTATTGGTGTCGGTATCTTCCCTCGGCTTTATTTTGGGCTCACTGTTTGCGATCTTTTTCAGTGATTGTTTCGAGCGAAAATACACGATTTTTGTTTCGGCTATCGTATGGGCTCTTTGTTTGCTCGCGATTGCTTGGTGGCCGAGCTTGTGGCTGATTATGGTTTTGGGTTGTTTGGCTGCGATCACTATTTCAATACTTATCCCACTGCTCTACACCCTAACCGGCGAGAGCTTTCCAACGGCATGCCGCGCCACAGGTATTTCAGTAACCGATGGTGTAGGTCATTTGGGGGGCGCGTTTTGCGGGCAAATTATTTTTGCGGTGTATGATTATACGAAAGCCTCTGGGCACGGCGTGAGCTTTGCGTTTACGGCGATGGCTATCACAGGCTTAATCACGGCGATTATGGTGCTGTTTGGTTTGCGCATGACACGGCAAAGCTTGCAGCAGTAA
- a CDS encoding ATPase: MYKRLLHIDYHAENSYFLFGPRGTGKTTWLRAHFQDAIYIDLLDQAVYLELSSQPSRLSTYIDHKKNNWIIIDEVQKIPALLDEVHRQIEHHKRRFILTGSSARSLRKKGVNLLAGRAFGLSMHPLTAIELEDDFNLSHSLRYGQLPKVISTKEPNKFLASYVDNYLREEVLQEGLTRNIQSFHRFLEIASFSHGEQLNLSSIAREIGMDQKVVSNYFNILEDLLIAYRLPAFTRRAKRKLAKHPKFYFFDAGIYQQIRPRGPLDSESEISGPALEGLFLQELRAINAYSDKQYDFYYWRAHTGQEVDIVLYGENGFKAFEIKHRDRFDNNDLKGLKAFHADYPEAECFLVYQGTQEKVIDNIRALPVEMALRSLEKLI; the protein is encoded by the coding sequence ATGTACAAACGCCTTCTGCACATCGATTACCATGCCGAGAATAGTTACTTCCTTTTCGGCCCACGAGGAACGGGCAAAACCACCTGGCTAAGAGCGCACTTTCAAGACGCTATCTATATCGATTTACTGGATCAAGCCGTCTATCTAGAACTATCGTCTCAACCTTCTCGCTTATCCACCTATATCGATCACAAAAAAAATAACTGGATCATTATCGATGAGGTTCAAAAAATTCCCGCACTATTAGATGAGGTTCACCGCCAAATCGAACACCATAAGCGACGCTTTATACTGACCGGATCTAGCGCAAGAAGCCTAAGAAAAAAGGGCGTTAATCTTTTGGCGGGCCGAGCATTTGGTCTAAGCATGCACCCCTTAACCGCTATTGAGCTCGAGGATGACTTTAACTTATCTCACAGCTTACGGTATGGGCAATTACCTAAAGTGATTTCAACAAAAGAGCCCAATAAATTTTTGGCAAGTTATGTGGACAACTATCTACGAGAAGAAGTTTTACAAGAGGGCTTAACACGAAATATACAATCGTTTCATCGTTTTTTAGAAATCGCAAGCTTTTCTCACGGAGAGCAGCTAAACCTATCTTCTATTGCTCGTGAAATAGGCATGGATCAAAAGGTGGTTTCAAACTACTTCAACATATTAGAAGATTTGCTCATTGCCTATCGCCTGCCTGCTTTTACACGTAGAGCAAAACGTAAACTTGCAAAACACCCTAAGTTTTATTTTTTCGACGCAGGAATTTATCAACAAATCCGCCCTCGCGGACCTTTGGATAGCGAATCTGAAATCAGTGGCCCCGCTTTAGAAGGCTTATTTTTGCAAGAGCTTAGAGCGATCAATGCTTATTCTGATAAACAATATGATTTCTATTACTGGCGAGCCCACACGGGCCAAGAGGTCGACATTGTTCTATATGGCGAGAACGGCTTTAAGGCTTTTGAAATTAAGCACCGCGATCGTTTCGATAACAACGACTTAAAGGGGCTAAAAGCCTTTCATGCCGACTATCCTGAAGCAGAATGCTTTTTAGTCTACCAGGGCACTCAAGAAAAAGTCATCGACAATATTCGCGCTCTACCTGTTGAAATGGCTCTCCGCTCGCTTGAAAAATTAATTTAA